Within the Sporichthyaceae bacterium genome, the region CACGCCGGGCTGCGCGTGATACCCGGTCAGAACCGCGTCCTTGCGGATCACCGCGCCCGCGCCGATGGTGATGAGGTCGGTGCACACCGGGATGTTGCGCGTCAGGATCAGCGCGCCCGGTCCCACCTTCGCACCGAGCAGGCGCAGGTACACGGCGAACAGCGGCGAGCCCATCATCAGGTGCAGCAAGGGGTTGCGCTGGGTCAGCGAGCGAACCAACCAGAACCGTAGATACGCGATCGACCACAACGGGATGTCGCGGGGTTTCCACCGACCGATCAGCAGCCATTTGGCCACGATCGGCAGCAGGAACAGCACGGCGACGCCGGCCCCGAGGAACCCAACCGTGCGCAGGTATTCCGCGGCGACGCCGTGCCCGGCGGTGATCCAGCGGAACCCGACCCGGCCTGCCACGGCGGCCGTGAACAGAGGCGCAATCAGAACGGCCAACTGGACCAGCGCGCACAGGAAGACCCGCAGCCGACCGGGCGGTGGCACAACCGGCACGGCCTGCTCCGGTATCGCCTCGGACTCGACGACGGGTGTGGCCTGCTCGGGCAGCGATTTCAACGGGCGGTAGTGCTCGCCGAGCAGCTCCGCGAGGTCCAGCAGGTCGTCACCGGCCCGGGCCGGAGCCGGGGGGCCGATTGTCGCGGCCGCCGTGGACGCGGCCGCGGCAACCGGGCCGACGGCGGCTGCCAGGGTGTTGACGGTGGAGTTTCCGTAGATGTCCTTCATCGACACCTTGGGCAGCGCGGGGCGCTTGCGCACTCGCGAGCAGAACTGCGCCATCAGCAGCGAGTCGGCGCCCAGGTCATCGAAGAAGTGCGCGTCGTGGCCGACCCCGTCGACATTCAGGAGTTCGGCGAGAATCTGCGCGAACTCCTGTGCGAGTGCGACGTCCGGTTCGGCGGTCGTCGTCGGATTCATGCCCATCGGCGGCGTTTGCTCCACGTTGTTGCGCGGTTAATGCAACCGAGTATGGGCGGGGGATTCGATTTTTCGGAGGATTTCTCAGCTTTCCCAGCTGTGGAATTTCTGGGAGTGATCGAGATCCGGACAGCACAGACCCGACGATCGCGTATCTGCATCGTGTGTCGCGCAGCCGGCTCGGCCCCGGGTTTTTGCTGCGAATTTGCTGTCAATCTGGCCGCTGCAGAACAGGCCCGGCGGGTCCTGAGCCCGACCTTCGTTTCACGCCGGCCGGACGCCCAACGGTATCGGGACAGACGTGTCCGCGGGGGCGAAGAAGTCATTGCCCTTGTCGTCCACGACGATGAAGGCCGGGAAGTTCTCGACCTCGATCCGCCACACGGCTTCCATGCCGAGCTCGGCGTACTCGAGAACCTCCACCTTCTTGATGCAGTCCTGTGCCAGGCGCGCGGCCGGCCCGCCGATCGAGCCCAGATAAAAGCCGCCGTGCTGGTGGCACGCGTCGGTGACCGCCTTGGACCGATTGCCCTTGGCCAGCATGATCATCGAACCGCCCAACCCCTGGAACTGATCGACGTAGGAGTCCATGCGGCCGGCCGTGGTCGGGCCGAAAGAGCCGGTGGCGTAACCTTCCGGGGTCTTCGCCGGACCCGCGTAGTACACGGCGTGGTCCCGCAAGTACTGCGGCATTGCCTCGCCCGCGTCCAACCGCTCCTTGATCTTGGCGTGCGCGATGTCCCGGGCCACCACCAGTGATCCGCTCAACGCCAGTCGGGTCTTCACCGGGTGGCGGGACAACTCGGCGAGCACCTCGGGCATTCCTCGGTTGAGGTCGATCCGGACCACCGCGTCCTCGAGGTGATCCTCCGTCACCTCCGGCAGGTACTGCGCCGGGTCGCGCTCCAACTGCTCCAGCCAGATGCCGGACGGGGTGATCTTGCCGAGCACCTGGCGGTCCGCCGAGCAGGACACCGCAATCGCGACCGGACAGGACGCCCCGTGCCGGGGTAGCCGGATCACCCGCACGTCGTGACAGAAGTACTTGCCGCCGAACTGAGCGCCGATTCCATTGGCCCGGGTCAGTTCAAGCACCTTCGCTTCGAATTCCACGTCGCGAAATGCATGGCCGAGCATCGAGCCGGTCGGCGGGAGCGTATCCAGATATTTCGCCGATGCGTATTTGGCGGCTTTCAGGGTGAATTCCGCGCTGGTGCCGCCGATCACGATCGCCAGGTGGTACGGCGGGCAGGCCGCGGTGCCCAGCCCGCGGATTTTCTCGTCCAGCCAGGCCAACATGGACTTCTCGTTGAGCAGCGCCTTGGTCTCCTGGAAGAGCAGCGACTTGTTCGCCGAGCCTCCGCCCTTGGCCATGAACAGGAACTTGTACTCCCTCGCGTGGGCGGGATTGTCGTCGGCATAGACCTCGATTTGCGCGGGCAGGTTGTTGCCGGTGTTGTGCTCGTCCCACAGCGAGACCGGGGCCATTTGCGAGTAGCGCAGGTTGAGCCGGGTGTAGGCGTCGTAGACCCCGCGGGAAATCGACTCGGCATCCCCGCCGCCGGTGAGGACGTGCTCGCCGCGCTTGGCCATGATCACCGCAGTGCCGGTGTCCTGGCACATCGGCAGGATGCCGCCGGCCGCGATGTTGGCGTTCTGCAGCAGGTCGCGGGCCACGAACCGGTCGTTGCCCGAGGCCTCCGGGTCCTCGATGATCGCGCGCAACTGGGCGAGGTGCGCCGGGCGCAGGTAGTGCGCGATGTCGTGCATCGCCTCGGTCGTGAGCATGCCCAACGCCTCGGCGCCCACGTGCAGGAACTCGGTGCCACCCAACGACCGCACCTCGACACCGGCGCTGCCCAACGACCGGTAGGTCGTGGTGTCCGGGCCGATGGGCAGCAGGTCGGTGTAAGCGAACTCGGGCATCCGTCGTCTCCTGGCCACAGGGAAGTGGCGACCAGGATAAAAGAGGACGGATCGGGCCCATGGAGCGTCTGTCGGGCCTAGTCGTAAGCGCGGGGGTCGTAGTCCGACCAGTCAGGGATCGAGCCGTAGACGTAGACCATGTCCCCGATGGACACGGCGTCGAACAGCTGCTTGGTCTCGCTCAGGTTGCGGGTGTTCACGCAGCCCAGTGACGAGCCGTTGTAGCCGTTCTTCGCGAAGTCGGCCGAGTAGTGGATCGCCTGCCCGCCGCTGAAGAACAGCGAGTACGGCATCGGCACGTGTGCGATCCGGGAGACGTGCTTGGCCTCCTTGTTGAACACCTTGAACGTGCCGTTGCGGGTCGGGGTCTCGTCCGAACCGAAGCGCACGGCCATGCTCATTACCTTGTCGCCGTGCTCGAAGAGGGTGAGCTTCTCGTTGCTCTTGTCGACGCAGATCACCCGAGCGGCGGACTCGCACCTGGAGGGGATGTGTGCGGCGGAGGCGGCTGTGGCGAGGGGGACAGTGGCGAAGGCGGCGGTCGTCCCCGCCAGCGCCACGATACGGAGTCGATTGATCACGTTATGTAACGTACGCGATGGATCGCCGATCGGTAGTGCCAAACGTCATCGTTGCGTCGCCGCAACGCTGCTCAGTCGAAGTCGACCAACGAGTACTCGCGCAGCTTGTGCAGGCTGTGCGTGCTTTCGATCAATCGCGTGGTGCCGGACTTCGAGCGCATGACCAGGGAGTGCGTGGTCGCCGAGCCGGCCCGATAGCGCACGCCACGCAACAGTTCGCCGTCGGTGATGCCGGTGGCGACGAAAAACGCGTTGTCCCCCCGCACCAGCTCGTCGGTGGACAGCACCGCGTCCAGGTCCAAGCCGGCGTCGATGGCCTTCTGCCGCTCGTCGTCGTCCTGCGGCCAGAGCCGGCCCTGGATCATGCCGCCGATGCACTTGATCGCACACGCCGCGATGATCCCCTCGGGGGTGCCGCCGACGCCCATCAACAGGTCGCAGCCGGTGCCCTCCGACGCGGCCATGATCGCTCCGGCCACGTCGCCGTCGGTGAGGAATTTGATGCGTGCGCCGGTGGCCCGGATCTCCCCGGCCAGCTCCTGGTGGCGCTCGCGGTCCAGCAGCACCACGGTCACGTCGTGCACGTCGGAGTGCTTGGCCTTGGCCACCCGACGGATGTTCTCCGATACGGGTAGCCGGATGTCGACGACCTCCGCCGCCTCCGGGCCGGTCACCAACTTGTCCATATAGAACACCGCGGACGGGTCGTACATCGAGCCGCGCTCGGCAACCGCGAGCACGGACAGCGCGTTGTTCATCCCCATCGCGGTCAGTCGGGTGCCGTCGATCGGGTCGACGGCGACGTCGCACTCCGGCCCGGAGCCGTCGCCCACGCGCTCGCCGTTGAACAACATCGGGGCCTCGTCCTTCTCGCCCTCCCCGATGACCACCACACCGTTCATGGCGACCGTGCCGATCAGGTGTCGCATGGCATTGACGGCCACGCCGTCGGCGCCGTTCTTGTCCCCGCGCCCGACCCATCGGCCGGCGGCCATCGCGGCTGCCTCGGTGACGCGGACCAGTTCCAGTGCCAGGTTGCGGTCCGGAGCCTCGGCGCGCACCTCCAGAGCCGCCGGGATGGACGAACCGCGCGTTCCCTCATTCACCATCGGACACCCTCCCGGCTTCGTGCGCGGCCAACCGTTCCCGCGCGCCGTCCAATCGCTCCCGGCAGATCTTCGCCAGGGACTCACCCTGTTCCCAGAGCGCGAGCGACTCCTCGAGCGTCAGACTGCCCGCCTCGAGCCGGGCGACAACCTCGGTCAGCGCCTCGCGCGCCTGCTCGTAGCTCAGGCCGGGATCACTGTCTCCCACGCTGCCTGCCGTCACGGGCCCACCCTATGGTGGGGCGCATGCCTACCGTTCGTCGTGCCACCGCGCTGGACGCCGCCGAGCTCGTGCGGTTGCGGGAGATGTTGTTGATCGCGATGGGCCAGGACGTCGAGGAGTCGAACTGGCGGGGAAACGCGATGGCCCAGTTCGAGCAGCGCATCGCGCCCGGCGGTGACCTCACCGGGTTCGTGATCGACGGGGACAACGGGGAGCTCGCGGCCAGCGCGGTGGGGCTGGTGGTGACCTCGCTGCCGGGTCCGAATCGGCCGGACGGGCGTACGGGTTACCTGCTCAACCTGGCCACCGACCCCAAGTACCGCCGGCAGGGCAACGCGAGGGCGGTGGTCACCGCATTGTTGGACTGGTTCCACGGCCAGGGCGTCAAGCGCATCGAGCTGCATGCCAACGAGCGCGGCGAGATGCTCTATGCCCAGCTCGGCTTCACCGAGCACACCACCAAGGCGCTCACCTACGCGGAGCGCCGCCCGTTGTAGCGCGTGCGGCCAGCGTGCCGCCGGCCAGTCGCAGGGTCAGTGCCTCCTCCGCCACCACATCCGATGGGTCCCGCAGCACGCTGCCGTCGGCGCGTTGCACGATTGCATACCCGCGGTCCAGCGTGGCTTGCGGGGACAACGCGCGGAGTTGTTCCCCCCGATGCGTCAGTTCGTCCGCGGCCCGGTCCAGGTGGTGCCGTACGCAGCGCAGCGCGCGGTCCCGCAACGATTGCACGGCGTCGGCGCGGGCGAGGAATCCGCGGGCCGGATCGGCCAACGCCGGCCGGCCCAGTAAAGAGGTCAACCAGCTCTGCTCCCGGTCCAACCGAGTCGACACCGCGCGCCCGGCCCGGACCCACAACGCGTCGACCAATACCAGTTGCTCGGCCAGGTCGGGCACCAGCAGCTTGGCCGCATCGGTCGGCGTGGACGCCCGCACGTCGGCGACGGAGTCGAGCAACGGGTTGTCCTGCTCGTGCCCGATCGCGCTGATCACCGGAGTGCGACAGGCCGCCACCGCCCGCAGCAGAGTCTCGTCGGAGAACGGCAGCAGGTCCTCCACCGAGCCGCCGCCGCGGGCGATCACGATGACCTCGACCGCGGGGTCGGCGTCCAGCTCGGCCAGTGCGCCGATCACCTCGGCCGCCGCGAACGGCCCCTGCACCGCCACCGGCCGGGTGTGGAACTGCACCGCCGGCCAGCGCCGACGGGCGTTGTCCACCACATCGTGCTCGGCCGCACTGGCCCGCCCACAGATCAGGCCCACGCCCGCGGGTAAGAACGGCAATCGACGCTTGCGCGCCGGGTCGAACAGCCCTTCCGCGGCCAACAGCCGACGCAGCTGCTCGAGACGGGCCAGCAGGTCACCGAGGCCCACCGCACGGATCTGTTCGGCGGCAAAGGACAGTGAGCCGCGGGGGACCCAGTAGGTCGGGCGGCCGAAGATCACCACTCGGGACCCTTCGGTGACCTCGGGCACCACCTGTTCCAGCACCTGGCGGGGGCAGGTCACCTGCAGGGACACGTCCGCGATCGGGTCGCGCAACTGTAGGAACATCGTGGAGGTGCCGGGACGCCGGGTCAGCTGCGTAACCTGGCCCTCCACCCAGACCTTTCCCAGCCGCGCCACCCACTGTGCTATCAGGTGCGCCACCGTCCGCACCGGGACCGGGGATTCCGCGCTGGTCTGCAGGGCCACGCGGGCCAGGCTAGGGCCCTTCTCTCCACCACAGCCGGACGCGGGCGCCGATGCGCGCCGGCTATCGGGCTTGGGAGACGGGCCCCGGGTCTCTCGTCTATATCGATGCGTTCACAGGTTGCGGCGCGCCTGTTGTGACCTTGGGTAGTCACCGACAGGATGTGCCCCGTGCTGCTGCAGGTTGCTGACCTCACCGTCCGCTATGGACGGGCCGTCCACGGACTGTCCGACGTGAGCCTGGACGTTCCCGAGGGTTCGGTCACGGCCGTGCTCGGCGCTAACGGCGCGGGCAAGTCCACATTGCTGCGTGCCATCTCCGGCACGCTCAAGCTGCACCGTGGACGGGTTACTGCCGGGTCGGTCACCTTCAACGGGACGGACATCACCGCGGTCGATCCGGCGGCCATCGTGGCGGCCGGGATCGTCCAGGTGCCCGAGGGTCGCCAGGTGTTCGCCACGATGAGCGTGGAGGAGAACCTGCGGGCCGGGGCATTCAGCCTGCCCCGCGGACAGCGCTTGGAAAACCGGGAGCGGGTGCTCGATCTGTTTCCGCGGCTGGGCGAGCGGCTCGGCCAACGCGCCGGGCTGCTTTCCGGCGGCGAGCAGCAGATGTTGGCCATGGGTCGGGCGTTGATGTCCGAACCGAAGCTGTTGCTGCTCGACGAGCCATCCCTGGGCCTGGCCCCGCAGATGATCACTTTGATCGGCCAGATCGTGAGCGAGATCAACTCGGCGGGTACATCGGTGCTGCTGGTCGAGCAGAACGCCGCGATGGCGTTGAAGGCAAGTCAGCACGTGATGGTGCTCGAGGTGGGCCGGGTAGCGCTGCGCGGTGAGGCCGACGATGTGGCCAACTCACCGGAACTGGCCGGGCTCTACCTCGGCGGACACGGCAAGGTCAGTGAAGAGATCGCGGCAGCGCAGGCCTCTAAGGAGGCGTCCGACGAGACGTCCGAGGAGCAGCTCGCCCCGGTGAGCAGCCGGACGTTGTCGAAGTGGCAGGGTTAGCGCGATGAGCACGGTGGCACTGCAGGCGGATGGCCTGTGCCTGCGATTCGGTGGCGTGGCCGCCTTGGACAAGGTCGGCTTCTCCCTGTCCGAGGGAACCGTCCACGCTCTGATCGGACCCAACGGCGCGGGCAAGTCGACCTGCTTCAACGTGCTGTCCGGCGTGTACCGGGCCGACGCCGGCAAGGTGCAGTTGAAGGGTGAGGACGTCACCGGATTGCGGCCGCATCAGCTGGCCGGGCGGGGACTGGGTCGCTCGTTTCAGAACCTGGCGCTGTCGCTGCACTCGAGCGTGTTGGACAACGTCATGTTGGCCCGGCACTGCCGCACCCGCGGTGGGTTCCTGGCCGCGGGGGTGCGCTGGCCGTGGATGGTGCGCGAGCAGGCCCGACACCGCGCCCGGGCGGCGGAGATCTGTGCCTTCCTCGGTATCGAATCCCTGCTCCAGACCGCCGTCGGCGGATTGTCCTACGGCGACGCCAAGCGGGTGGACATCGCCCGCGCGTTGGCCACCGAACCTCACGTGCTGCTGCTCGATGAGCCCGCGGCCGGCATGAACGCCGGGGAGACCGCGGAGATGGGCGAGCTGATCGTCGCCGTGCGCAAGGCGCTGGACCTGTCGGTGCTCCTGGTGGAGCACGACATGAACCTGGTGATGGGGATCGCGGACCGCATCACCGTGTTGGATTTCGGCCGGGTGATCGCCGAGGGGACGCCGGCAGAGATTCGAGAGGATCCCGAAGTGATCAAGGCGTATCTCGGTGAGGTGAGTGCGTGACGACGTTCATCCAGGTCGTGGTTAACGGGCTGGGCAAGGGCGCGGTGTATGCGCTGCTGGCGCTCGGCTTCGTGATCATCTTCAAGGCCAGCGGTGTGCTGAACTTCGCGCACGGCTCGCTGGTGCTGCTCGGCGGCTACGTCACCGTGCGCACCCAGAACGACCTGCACTTCATCGGCTCGGCGATCCTCGGCGTGGTTGCCGCCGCGGTCGGCGCGCTGGTGATCGAACGGGTTCTGGTCTCTCGCCGACCGCTCGCCGATCCGATCTCACTTGCCCTGCTCACCATCGGCGTTGACGTGGTCATGAGCGAGGAGATCATTCGGCGCCTCGGCCTCGAGATCCCCTTCCTCGGCCAGCCGTACGACGGCAAGCCGGTGCACATCGGGTCCATCGCGCTGTTCCGCACGCAGCTGATCGCCCTGGGGGTGGGCGTGGTGCTGGTCGGCGCGTTCTTCCTGGCCTTCCGGTTCACCGCCTGGGGCTTGGCGATGCGCGCGCAGGCGGAGAACCGGGAAGCCGCGGCCCTGATGGGGATCCGCAGTGGTCGGGTTACCGCGATCGCCTGGATGGTCGCCGGTGTACTGGCCGGCGTCGCGGTGCTGTTCCTGGCCACCCAGGACTTTTCCGGTGCCGGCTTGTCGCGCAGCACGCACGCGGTGGCCCTGGTCGCCTTTCCCGCCGCAATCATCGGTGGGCTGGATTCCACCGGCGGCGCGATTGTGGGGGGCGCGATGGTGGGGCTCGCCGACTCGATGAGCGCCCAGTACATCTCCTACGACTTCTCCAAGATCGCCGTGTACATCGTGATGTTGGCGGTGCTCATCGTCGCTCCCGCCGGGTTGTTCGGCACCAGGGAGCGAACCCGTGTCTGACGATCTCGTCCTGGCCGACGACGATCTCGACGAGGAGCCGGTGTCCTCACATCGGCGGAGTGCGGCCCGGTTCCTCGACCGCACGATGTTCGGCCGCGCGGTGATCCTGGCCGTGATCGCCATCGCGGTGCTCACCCCGCCGATGTACCTGGGCCCGTCCTGGATGCGGGTTGGCTCGTACGTGATGATCGGCGCGGTCGGCGCCATCGGACTGACTCTGCTGACCGGGCAGGCCGGCCAGCTGTCGCTGGCCACGCCCTTCTTCATGCTTGTCGGCGGCATCTCGTACTGCGTGCTCGGCGCGCAGGACACGTCGCGAGCTGTCGGTTTCGGGTGGCCGTCGCTGCTCGCATTGGTCGGCGCGGTGCTGATCTCCTCGGTGCTCGGGCTGGCCTTCGCCCCGGTGGCGGGGCGGGTCCGCGGGGTGTACCTCGGCGTGGCCACGCTGTCGCTGGTCTATGTCGGGTTGTACGCCGGGCAGCGCTGGACGAAGTTGTCCGGTGGTACCGCCAACGGTCGCCCGACGCCGGACCTGAACCTCTTCGGCATCACGTTCCTACACCAGGACAACCGCGAGAAGAGGATTTGGTACCTGTTCCTGGCATTCACCGTGCTGGCCTACCTATTGGCCCGCGGCGCCGTGCGCAGTCGGCCGGGCCGGGCCTGGCGCGCCATCCGGGACAACGAATCGGCCGCCGCGGCCCTGGGCGTATCAGTGAAACGAGTGCGCAGTGAGGCCTTCGCCATCTCCTCCGGCTACGCCGGTCTGGCGGGGGTGATGACCGTGCTCTGGTACCGCCTGACGAAGCCCGACGAGAGCGAGTTCGCCGGCACCTACAGCATTCCGGTGGCGATTGCCTTCCTGGCGATGATCCTCATCGGTGGACTGGGTTCAGTGGGCGGAGCCATTGCGGGCTCCGCTCTGGTCAACGGGTTACCCGGTGCCATGACGTTGTGGATCGGGAGCAATCATTTGTTTGGATCGGGAGACACCGCAGTCACCCCGGTCATTTTCACGG harbors:
- a CDS encoding fumarate hydratase — its product is MPEFAYTDLLPIGPDTTTYRSLGSAGVEVRSLGGTEFLHVGAEALGMLTTEAMHDIAHYLRPAHLAQLRAIIEDPEASGNDRFVARDLLQNANIAAGGILPMCQDTGTAVIMAKRGEHVLTGGGDAESISRGVYDAYTRLNLRYSQMAPVSLWDEHNTGNNLPAQIEVYADDNPAHAREYKFLFMAKGGGSANKSLLFQETKALLNEKSMLAWLDEKIRGLGTAACPPYHLAIVIGGTSAEFTLKAAKYASAKYLDTLPPTGSMLGHAFRDVEFEAKVLELTRANGIGAQFGGKYFCHDVRVIRLPRHGASCPVAIAVSCSADRQVLGKITPSGIWLEQLERDPAQYLPEVTEDHLEDAVVRIDLNRGMPEVLAELSRHPVKTRLALSGSLVVARDIAHAKIKERLDAGEAMPQYLRDHAVYYAGPAKTPEGYATGSFGPTTAGRMDSYVDQFQGLGGSMIMLAKGNRSKAVTDACHQHGGFYLGSIGGPAARLAQDCIKKVEVLEYAELGMEAVWRIEVENFPAFIVVDDKGNDFFAPADTSVPIPLGVRPA
- a CDS encoding L,D-transpeptidase, translated to MINRLRIVALAGTTAAFATVPLATAASAAHIPSRCESAARVICVDKSNEKLTLFEHGDKVMSMAVRFGSDETPTRNGTFKVFNKEAKHVSRIAHVPMPYSLFFSGGQAIHYSADFAKNGYNGSSLGCVNTRNLSETKQLFDAVSIGDMVYVYGSIPDWSDYDPRAYD
- the glpX gene encoding class II fructose-bisphosphatase codes for the protein MNEGTRGSSIPAALEVRAEAPDRNLALELVRVTEAAAMAAGRWVGRGDKNGADGVAVNAMRHLIGTVAMNGVVVIGEGEKDEAPMLFNGERVGDGSGPECDVAVDPIDGTRLTAMGMNNALSVLAVAERGSMYDPSAVFYMDKLVTGPEAAEVVDIRLPVSENIRRVAKAKHSDVHDVTVVLLDRERHQELAGEIRATGARIKFLTDGDVAGAIMAASEGTGCDLLMGVGGTPEGIIAACAIKCIGGMIQGRLWPQDDDERQKAIDAGLDLDAVLSTDELVRGDNAFFVATGITDGELLRGVRYRAGSATTHSLVMRSKSGTTRLIESTHSLHKLREYSLVDFD
- a CDS encoding exodeoxyribonuclease VII small subunit, whose amino-acid sequence is MTAGSVGDSDPGLSYEQAREALTEVVARLEAGSLTLEESLALWEQGESLAKICRERLDGARERLAAHEAGRVSDGE
- a CDS encoding GNAT family N-acetyltransferase → MPTVRRATALDAAELVRLREMLLIAMGQDVEESNWRGNAMAQFEQRIAPGGDLTGFVIDGDNGELAASAVGLVVTSLPGPNRPDGRTGYLLNLATDPKYRRQGNARAVVTALLDWFHGQGVKRIELHANERGEMLYAQLGFTEHTTKALTYAERRPL
- the xseA gene encoding exodeoxyribonuclease VII large subunit produces the protein MALQTSAESPVPVRTVAHLIAQWVARLGKVWVEGQVTQLTRRPGTSTMFLQLRDPIADVSLQVTCPRQVLEQVVPEVTEGSRVVIFGRPTYWVPRGSLSFAAEQIRAVGLGDLLARLEQLRRLLAAEGLFDPARKRRLPFLPAGVGLICGRASAAEHDVVDNARRRWPAVQFHTRPVAVQGPFAAAEVIGALAELDADPAVEVIVIARGGGSVEDLLPFSDETLLRAVAACRTPVISAIGHEQDNPLLDSVADVRASTPTDAAKLLVPDLAEQLVLVDALWVRAGRAVSTRLDREQSWLTSLLGRPALADPARGFLARADAVQSLRDRALRCVRHHLDRAADELTHRGEQLRALSPQATLDRGYAIVQRADGSVLRDPSDVVAEEALTLRLAGGTLAARATTGGAPRR
- a CDS encoding ABC transporter ATP-binding protein, with the translated sequence MCPVLLQVADLTVRYGRAVHGLSDVSLDVPEGSVTAVLGANGAGKSTLLRAISGTLKLHRGRVTAGSVTFNGTDITAVDPAAIVAAGIVQVPEGRQVFATMSVEENLRAGAFSLPRGQRLENRERVLDLFPRLGERLGQRAGLLSGGEQQMLAMGRALMSEPKLLLLDEPSLGLAPQMITLIGQIVSEINSAGTSVLLVEQNAAMALKASQHVMVLEVGRVALRGEADDVANSPELAGLYLGGHGKVSEEIAAAQASKEASDETSEEQLAPVSSRTLSKWQG
- a CDS encoding ABC transporter ATP-binding protein, giving the protein MSTVALQADGLCLRFGGVAALDKVGFSLSEGTVHALIGPNGAGKSTCFNVLSGVYRADAGKVQLKGEDVTGLRPHQLAGRGLGRSFQNLALSLHSSVLDNVMLARHCRTRGGFLAAGVRWPWMVREQARHRARAAEICAFLGIESLLQTAVGGLSYGDAKRVDIARALATEPHVLLLDEPAAGMNAGETAEMGELIVAVRKALDLSVLLVEHDMNLVMGIADRITVLDFGRVIAEGTPAEIREDPEVIKAYLGEVSA
- a CDS encoding branched-chain amino acid ABC transporter permease — its product is MTTFIQVVVNGLGKGAVYALLALGFVIIFKASGVLNFAHGSLVLLGGYVTVRTQNDLHFIGSAILGVVAAAVGALVIERVLVSRRPLADPISLALLTIGVDVVMSEEIIRRLGLEIPFLGQPYDGKPVHIGSIALFRTQLIALGVGVVLVGAFFLAFRFTAWGLAMRAQAENREAAALMGIRSGRVTAIAWMVAGVLAGVAVLFLATQDFSGAGLSRSTHAVALVAFPAAIIGGLDSTGGAIVGGAMVGLADSMSAQYISYDFSKIAVYIVMLAVLIVAPAGLFGTRERTRV
- a CDS encoding branched-chain amino acid ABC transporter permease — its product is MSDDLVLADDDLDEEPVSSHRRSAARFLDRTMFGRAVILAVIAIAVLTPPMYLGPSWMRVGSYVMIGAVGAIGLTLLTGQAGQLSLATPFFMLVGGISYCVLGAQDTSRAVGFGWPSLLALVGAVLISSVLGLAFAPVAGRVRGVYLGVATLSLVYVGLYAGQRWTKLSGGTANGRPTPDLNLFGITFLHQDNREKRIWYLFLAFTVLAYLLARGAVRSRPGRAWRAIRDNESAAAALGVSVKRVRSEAFAISSGYAGLAGVMTVLWYRLTKPDESEFAGTYSIPVAIAFLAMILIGGLGSVGGAIAGSALVNGLPGAMTLWIGSNHLFGSGDTAVTPVIFTAYVYGAAVVLVVLFEPGGLAALGRRGFLLLHRSPLGPFLPPPKGN